CTCTTATGTTGACAAAATGCTGCGGCAACAAGGCTTTCATCGATCAGGCGGGGACAGTATGCCCACGTACGATGTCGTCATGTACGACTCCGCCAGCAGCAGCGCGTATTTTTTGCGCATCCCTACGAACTACACCAGCACAACGACCGGAAAAGGGGAACTGAATGTCAAACTGGGTCATCCGTATTTGGAAGCAAAGTTCTATATGAACACCTCATCCGAAGAAGTATTTTTCATTCCCAAGGCCGTCCGCGAAGCTGCAGAGCATAAGCTAGCAGAAATCGCCGATTACCTTTCTGCTCCCTCGGCTCCATCCTGAACAGTTCTCCACAACCACCGATTTTGTTCAAACCGGTATACCACCCTCTTTGTTTTCTGCAGCCCGACCAAGTAACCCATAAACGCTGTCCGAAACAGGACATAACTCGAAGCATTTTCTATGGAAATGTGTAAACGCTCACACAGGAGAGCTAACGCTTCTTCTGGTGTTCTCTCCTCTACGAAAATGTCGCAGATCACCGAGAAAATCCGCTCATGCCAAGCAATATTTTTATTCACGGCATCATGAGAGGTGGTGGTATATGCTCCGTGCCCAGGCAAGTATCCCTTGTAGTTGGTTGCAAGCAGTTTATGAAGACTGAGTAAGGTCTCATGCGCATCTACAAGAAACGGCAGCTTGTGCTTTTCCAAAACCTCTTCGCCTAAATAACTGTCGGCAGCGAAGCAAATCTCGTCACAGACGACGCCAACCTGTTGCCAGCTATGCCCCGGCAGAGAAAGGATAAAGAAAGGTACGCCATCTATCTCGATCCCTTCATCCAGTGGAAGGAGGTGGTCCACCCGAGAAGGCTGCGCCAGCAAAAACTTGTTTTGGAGATCCGCAAGTGGGGCTGCACCCATGTTCAAGTAAATGGGCTCAAGTATCGGATTCCGAATGATCGCCTCTTCCAGAGGTGGCGCATAGACCCTTGCTTCGGGCCAGCATCCGAGCAAGTAGGCGTTGCCACCGAAATGGTCGGCATGAGAATGCGTTTGAATGATTGCACACAAGGGCTGGGCGATAGCGTCCAGTCCTTTCTTGATTTTTTTGGCGTTTTGGGTATCCAGACCAGAATCAATCAGGATCGCTCCACGCTCACCAATGACAAGTCCTATGTTAACATGACCGGGAAAATAGCCGACACGCTCCGTTATCATTTGAAATGCTTGTCCAGACAAAACAGTCCCTCATTTCATCCTTTTCCTATTTATTTTCTCCAAAATATCGCCTTCCCCTCCCCTGTTCCTAAATGTCGTGCCAGTGATTACATAGAGTCGTGAGGAGTGATCATCCATTTTACGCGAAATAAGCGGGCCAATGATGGTATATGGTGGCAAAGGTCGCCCGAGCCCACTGAACATATGCGTAGTTGCCGCAACTGCGACGATTGTCAGCAAAGAGAAAATCATTCTTTCCATCCCGATCGTTTGCGTAGAACAAAGTACGATCAGCCCATCGATGAAAAAAATCAGCAAAGCAACGCGCAGCTTGTATCGTCTGGCAAGAAATTGCGCGAGCAGGTCTGTCCCGCCCGTATTCGTCTCGTAGGCAAGCATCAAGCCGACACCCATTCCGATTAAGACACCGCCAGTAATTGCGGAAAAGGAAGTTGACCATAGATTCCAACCACGCATGTCCGAGAGAATATCTATAAAGAAGGCAGAAATTAGCATGCCGTGAAAGCTGTGAAAAAACAATCGGCGATCATAAAAAAAGACGATGACATACACAGGGATGCTTATCAAAATCATTACCAACCCCGTCGGCATCTGCATGTAATATGTCGCCAACAAACCGATCCCGATCATGCCCCCTTCCATTAGGCGATGCGGAACCAAAAACAGATTGACTCCAATGCCTAGAAGCACGCTTCCTGTGAGAATCGCTACACTTTTTTGCAGCCAGTACATGTCGCTCTCCTCCTCGGACCGTGCTCGTTTATGTTTATGATCGAAAAGAAGCAGGTATGTCCAAGCATTGCCTCAGAATGCGCTCGTTCAAATCGGAACGTTTTGACTGTTCGGTTGACCTATTGGTATACTTACGAGTAACAAGAAAACCTGTGGCACGGCTCATGAATAGTATTCCATTGCAGGTTTTCGATTGAATATTTATCTCTTTTTGGTCGTACATGTACAATACCATTATCGTATCGGAGGTGAGTGCTCCACCTTTCGCACTGCGGGAGGCGGAGGTGTGCTTGGAGAGTCCGATAGGGGAGATTACGCTGAATCTGCTGCTTGTGGTTTTTTTGGTTCTTCTGAACGGCTTCTTCGTCGCAGCAGAATTCTCGTTGGTAAAAGTTCGCCAAACTCGTCTGACCCAGCTCGTCAGCGAAGGCAATAACAAAAGTGCCCGCTACGCGCAAAAAGTCACACAAGAGCTCGATGCCTATCTGTCCGCCTGCCAGCTCGGGATTACGCTGGCTTCGCTAGGTTTAGGCTGGGTTGGTGAACCTGCCGTCGCCCATTACGTCGCGCCCGTCATGGCATTTTTTTATTTCCCATCTTATTTGGTCGGTCCGACCTCACTTGCGATCGCTTTTGCTATCATCACATTTTTACATATCGTCTTCGGAGAGCTTGCTCCTAAATCTTTGGCGATCCAAAAAGCAGAGGCCACTTCCCTCTGGACAGCCGCACCGCTCATGTTTTTCTACAAGCTGAGTTATCCGCTCATCTGGTTTTTAAACGGAGCAGCCAATTTACTGATCAGACGCCTTGGAATCGAGCCCGCCACCGAAAACGAATCTGCTCATACCGAAGAGGAAATCCGCCTCCTCATGAACCAGAGTCATAAAAGTGGTCACATTGACCAGACCGAGATGGCTCTCGTCGACAATGTCTTCGTGTTTTCCGAACGTCTTGCCCGGGAAATTATGATCCCACGGATTGATATGATTTGCCTCTACGACGACAACACGTTTGATGAAAACCTCGAAATTATGAGAGAGTCTCGCCATTCGCGCTTTCCCGTCGCTCATGAGGATAAGGACAGGCTGATTGGCTTTGTGCACATCTCAGATTTTTACCTCTCTGCACTGACGACCGGGAAGGCAGAGTTAACTGATTTTCTCCGCCCATTATTGACGGTGCCGGAGTCCATGGAAATTAGCCACGTCTTGCGCTTAATGCAAAAACGCCGTTCCCAGCTTGCCATCGTGATTGACGAATACGGAGGTACAGCAGGGTTGTTAACGATGGAGGACATTTTGGAGGAAATCGTCGGTGATATTCAGGATGAGTTCGATGAAAATGAGCGCCCTGAAATTGAAGAAAGCTCTAGCAATACGCTCTCGGTTTCCGGCAAAACTCTCTTGACAGAACTGAATGATTATATATCGATTGAAGTCATTTCCGACGAAGTCGACACCATTGCCGGATGGCTCTATAGCCAGTTAAATGAAGAGGTCGCGAAAGGCAAAACCGTCACATTCCAAGGCTATCTTTTTACGATTAGTGAACTGGAAAACCATCGCATTACACGGGTGAGCATCACGTATTTGGGAGCAGAAGATTCGTCCCCTCTTCCTGAGGATATGGTGTCGCTGCACTCCTAATCGAATAAAACAACCATAATGGCAAGTGTCCCCTGCCGACAGGGGGCACTTCTTGTTTCCGAGGTGTCATGATGAACTACGCTTTACTAGACAACAAACCCATCCTGTTGCTACCTGAGAACTACAACCGCATACCGTTTTGGCGCATGGCTGCCCGGCAGGACAAGGTACGCTGTCCAGCCTGTGCATCAGCGCTTCGCCTTCATGCTGGCATCAGCTTTGAGCCGCATTTCTTCCATCCTGAGGGAGCAGAGTGCCCGCTTCTGACGGAAAATGGTCCTGCTCCTCTCGATTCGCTGCAAGCGATTAATGAGACGGCTGCCACTGCCTTTCAGGCTGTCTTGACTGCTACGGCCGAAAAAGATCACAGCGAGGCATCCATAGACGAAGACGAAGCAAATACAACGACCATCGGTTCCTTCCGCCTTCCGAAAAAGAGAACGATTGGCTCGAGCACGACGCCTCCCCCGCCAGCTCCGAAGCCACCGGTTTTCCGCAAACGCTTGATGCCGAAGAAGACCATCTCTCACATGGCTGAGCAAATGCGTGATCAATCGCTGCACCCGGGACAACAGCAAGCGGTGCACGCTACCGAGGGGCCTTTTCTCATCCTCGCTGGAGCAGGAAGTGGCAAGACGCGCGTCATGACTGCACGAACGACTCACTTGATCTCAGAGTTGGGCGTAAAGCCGAATCAAATCATGGTTGTGACCTTTACAACCAAAGCCGCCGATGAAATCCGTCAGCGCATTGCCCGGCAGCTACCCGCTGGACAAGCACGTGAGCTGATTGCTGGTACGTTCCACAGCATCTTTTACCGAATGCTCTTGCATCACCAGCCAGAACGCTGGGATCAGCAGCGCCTCTTGAAAAAGGATTGGCAAAAATGGCGGTTGATGCGCGAGACAGGCGCACTGCTCGGTCATGACGAGCTTGCTACGTTAAAAGAAACAGAGATTACCGAAGCACTCGGCATTATCAGCCGTTGGAAAAACGAATACATCCTCCCCCAGGAGGTCGCGTACCGGGAAACAACGAGCGATGCAGAAAAACGGGCGATCCAGCTATATCCTCTATATGAGGCCACAAAGAAAAAACATCAATGGTTTGACTTTGACGACATGCTCATTGGCTGCTATGAAATGCTGCGCGATGATTCAAGTCTCTTGCGCCGTTATCAGGAACGCATTACCTACGTGATGGTCGATGAGTTTCAGGATATCAATCGCATCCAGTATGAGACGGTAAAGCTATTAGCTGCTCCACAAAACAATTTGTGCGTCATCGGGGATGACGACCAGTCCATTTACGGGTTTCGCGGCAGTGATCCGCAGTACATCTTGGGCTTCACCAAAGACTTTCCGCAGGCATCGACATTTACGCTCGAGGTCAACTACCGTTCCCATTCCTCGATCGTCAGTCTTGGCTACTCGCTGATCGGTCACAATCGGGAGCGTTGGGCAAAGGAATGCCAGTCCTTTCATCGCGAGGAAGGCGACACGTATTTATTCGAGCCAGAGGACGAAGAAGAACAAGCTTCCCGGATCGTCGATGAAATTATCCATCGTCGCGAGCAGGGTGCCATTTTGGGTGAATGCGCCATCTTATACCGTACCAATGAATCTGCACGCCCCATTTTGGAGCGCCTGAGCGAAGCAGGGATTCCGTTTCATTACACACAAGAGGAAGATTCTTTTTACCAACGCCAGACGGTTCGCTGGTCGCTGAATTATTTGCGGCTCGCGTTAAACCCGGATGACACCGATGCGCTAAAAGAAATATTGTCGACCCTCTACATCTCAGCCGAAATGTGGAATGCCTTGCGCAGCCAAGCGATCATCGAGGACAAGCCGATTTTGCACGTTCTTCCGCATTTGGCACAGCTCAAACCGTATCAGCGCAAGCATATGCAGCAAATCAACGAGATTCTCACCGCGTGCAAAGATGTTCCACCCGCTCAAGCGCTTGAGCTCATCTATGAGGATGGCAAACTGCGCGACTATCTAAAAAAACGAGCGAAAGACCGGGAAGATGGCCGGGAACGTTGGAACGACGAGCTGCAGCAAATACTGGCAGCTTCCAAGCGCCATGCGACGATCAGCGATTTTTTGGCTTATATTGATCAAATGGCGCGACAAGAAAAAGAGTGGCGCACGATGCGGCCACTCCCGGACGAAGCTGTTCATGTTTTAAGCATCCATCGGGCAAAAGGTCTTGAATACGACCACGTTTTCTTGCCCGATCTGGTAGAAGGTGCCCTTCCTCATGAGTACACATTGGACGAGCTGCGTAAAGGCAGCTCGGGTGCGCTCGAAGAAGAACGCCGTCTCCTATACGTCGCGATTACCCGGGCCCGTCACAGCTTGTGTATCGGTATCCCCCGGGAGCGATTCGGACGAAAGACCCGTACCTCCCGCTTCATCGCCGAGATGGGCAGGTAAGTACTGAAAGCCGCCGCCCATATAAATCAAAAACTCTTCCATGTTCGTAATCAATGGAAACATAAAAAACAGGCCCCCTTTCACGCATTTTGGGTATAGTATGCGAGAAAGCAGGGCCTGCTATTCTTTTTCGGGAAATTGACTTCTGGTTAGCCGCCCATAATGCTGTAGCCAGCATCGACGTGCAGAATTTCACCCGTGATTCCCCGGGAGAGATTGCTGAACAAGAAGAGAGCGGTGTCGCCTACTTCCGATTGGTCAATCGTGCGGCGCAATGGCGCTTTTTCCTCAATTTCTTTCAGTACGGAGTTGAAATTGCGGATTCCTTTTGCAGCAAGCGTACGGATAGGACCAGCGGAGATCGCATTGATACGAATGTTCTCTTTGCCCAGGTCGTTTGCCAAGTAACGAACAGATGCATCAAGCGCAGCTTTGGCTACACCCATTACGTTGTAGTTTTGAATCACGCGCTCACCGCCAAGGTAAGTCAAAGTCACGATGCTTCCGCCCTCTGTCATCAACGGACGAGCAGCACGAGCAACTGCTACCAGAGAGAATGCGCTAATGTCTTGTGCCAATGCGTATCCTTCGCGGGAGGTGTTAACATACTCGCCTTCGAGCTCTTCCGTTTTCGCAAACGCGATGCAATGCGCCAGGCCATGAATTACGCCCACTTTTTCTTTGATCACAGCAAATGCCGCTTCGACATCCTCATCCTTCGTGACATCGCAGTTTACCAACAACGACTCTACTCCCAATTTTTCCGTAAGTGCCGCCACGTTTTCACGCAGACGCTCCCCTTGGTACGTAAAAATCAGATTTGCTCCAGCGTTATGTAAGGATTGCGCAATTCCCCAGGCAATGCTGCGGTGGTTTGCTACGCCCATGATGACGATGTTCTTTCCTTGCAACAATGTATTCATTATGTATCTGCCCCTTTCCCAACTTATTCCCCTGCATTATAACCGATCTTGTCCACGGATACGAGTGAATAAACGAGAGAGGCAGTGTAAAAACATTTAATCGGTACTTCCAGCCTGATCAGTTAGCGCTGATAGAGCTTCAGAGGAAGCCCACGATTCCTGCAATGGATTCAAGGATGTCCCCATGACCGGGAATTCAGTCAGTAACTGCAAGTGATCTTCTGTTTGCATTTGCTCTTGATGGTTCATACTGTCAGTCCACACTCCCTTCCTTCAGACTAGACTGGCTAGGAATGGGACCTTTTATGCATGCAAGTGATTCGCGTGTAAAAAAGCTGACAAAATCAGATACACGGCCATCGCGCCAACAAAATAAACCCCGTACTGTGCCTTTTTGGTTTGTCCGATATAAGGGACGAGATGGCTAGCGGATACATATAAAAAAATACCCGTCGTCATGGCCAGCATAATGCCAGACCAATTCGGTGGAAACATTCGCTCAGCAAAACCAAAGCTGAGAGCTCCTGCAATCGTCGCGATCCCGAGGGATGTCGCCCCCCAAAATGCTTTCTTTCTCGAGTTGGTCGCCGCTAGCAAAAGTGAGGCTATGGTTACACCATCGGGAATTTTGTGCAGCAGCATCGCTACCAACACGGATACACCAACTTCTGAATCCATCCGCAAGCTCGCGACTAATGAGACGCCTTCGACAAATGCATGTAATAAAAATCCCGTCATGACCCCAATCATTCCCGTGGAGCCAAACTCTCCGCTGGACTTGCTGATTAATTCCAAGGCAAAAAGTGTCACAAAGCCAACGAGCACAAATGGCATCAGCCACAAGCTCTTGTCAGAAAAGACGTGTGGCATCAAATCTAGCAGCGTAATCGCCAGCAGCAGCCCAGCCCCTGCACTGATCATCGCAAACAATGCCTCGGATGACCAGGCACGCAGGCACAACAGCAGTCCCCCGATACTGCTCGCCAAGGCAGCAGTCAAAAGGACAATCCAGAAAACAGATTGCATCATCCGGTCCTCTCCTCACCCAACGAGCAAAAACATGCTTACTCCTTCCATATTACGCGCCTGTCCCGGTCATTATGAGCATGCAACCACATTTGACAAAATACGACGAGCTGTCCGAATCGGACGAAAGATCACTAGTTTTTAGAACCTTTGTCGATTCTCTCTTACCCGGAAAATTTTGGTGCTATAATGAGTCCACCGGGAATACCGAGAGGAAAAAAAGGAGTGATTCGGGATGGATGTACAAGTTTGGATGGCTTCAAAAGAGGTAGCTGATCGCCTTGATGTGCATGTTCGTACACTGCGTAACTGGCTGGACTTGTTCGTACCAGCTCAGGAACGTCTGAAAAATCCGCAGGGTCACTATTTGATCAGCGAAGCAGGCTTTGAACTGCTCAAGGAAGTAAAGGAAAGAAAAGACAACGGCAACAGCTCGTTAAAAGATATTCAGCGCCAACTGATAGAAGAAGGACGCCTCTCCGAGGAAATGCTCATGGAAGAAGAACTCGCAGGTGCGGAAGAAACTGCCGTTACGCTCAGCGCCTCAAACAAGCTGGGAACGGGCATGCGAGAAGTGGAAATGACCGTCCACGAGACACTTGTCCAATTTCAGCAGGAGCTCACTCAGCTCTCCGCTATGAATCATATGCAATCGACCATTCTGCAAAAGATTGCGGACATTGAAGAAATGCAAGAGTCCCTCCGCTTAGAAATGCGCCGTGTCACTTTTGAACTCGATCTTATGCAACAACGCCTGACTCGTCGCAAGGAGCGCTATGCCCGCTACGAGCCTCGCTGGTCACTCAATCCATTCCGCTGGTTTACACGTTCAGATCGCGCAGCCGAGCAATAATCGTGTTTTTTCATACGGAAAAAAATGACAATTAGAAGAAGAACCTCGACAGCGGTAGTCTCCCCATGTTCTATTGTGATAAAATGGTACTATATGAACTGACTGAAAATCAGGACTATTTACATTCCACCAAAAAAGGACTGGGGCTTTCGTTGTGAGAAAATTGCATATTACTTCGGTAAAGCCGGGCGATGTCATTGCCAAGAGCGTGTTCCAAGAAAATGGGAACGTTCTGCTGGGGATCGGGGTACAACTAACTCCCCGTTACATTGAACGCCTTGTTCAATTGGGAATTGATACCCTTTACATTCAAGACAAGCATACTGAAGATATCATGCCGGAAGATGTAATCCGCGATGAGACGCGTAAAGAAGCCGTGGATGCCGTGTACAAAACGATGACCACCCTCATGGACCAGCCGCAGATCAAGCGCCGTACGTCCGCACCTGATTTCGGGAGCAGTTTTCAAAAGGTTTTTCGGGAAATCTTTCAAGACTTGAGCAGTCGCAAGGACATCTTGGTCAACTTGTCCAGTCTTCACGTTTTGGATGGTTACCTTTTTCACCACGCTGTCAATGTCGCTGTTCTGTCTGGTGTGGTAGGGATGGCCAAAGGCTACAACCAGCAGCAGATGATGGAATTGGGCATTGGTGCTCTTTTGTTCGACATCGGCATGACACAGGTTCCTAAGGAGCTCTGGACCATGCGTACCGAGTTAAGCCCCGAAGAACGCCAACGTGTCCAATACCACACCGAAGAAGGCTTCCATATTTTGCGGAATCAACATAATATCTCGGTCGTCTCCGCACACTGTGCGCTGCAACACCACGAGAGATACAATGGAACAGGATATCCTCGTCAGCTCTGCGAGAAAAATATTCACGAGTATGCACGCATCGTCGCAATCGCGGATGTTTACGATGCCTTGGTTTCCCCGCGTC
This genomic stretch from Brevibacillus brevis harbors:
- a CDS encoding MBL fold metallo-hydrolase yields the protein MSGQAFQMITERVGYFPGHVNIGLVIGERGAILIDSGLDTQNAKKIKKGLDAIAQPLCAIIQTHSHADHFGGNAYLLGCWPEARVYAPPLEEAIIRNPILEPIYLNMGAAPLADLQNKFLLAQPSRVDHLLPLDEGIEIDGVPFFILSLPGHSWQQVGVVCDEICFAADSYLGEEVLEKHKLPFLVDAHETLLSLHKLLATNYKGYLPGHGAYTTTSHDAVNKNIAWHERIFSVICDIFVEERTPEEALALLCERLHISIENASSYVLFRTAFMGYLVGLQKTKRVVYRFEQNRWLWRTVQDGAEGAER
- a CDS encoding YitT family protein, whose protein sequence is MYWLQKSVAILTGSVLLGIGVNLFLVPHRLMEGGMIGIGLLATYYMQMPTGLVMILISIPVYVIVFFYDRRLFFHSFHGMLISAFFIDILSDMRGWNLWSTSFSAITGGVLIGMGVGLMLAYETNTGGTDLLAQFLARRYKLRVALLIFFIDGLIVLCSTQTIGMERMIFSLLTIVAVAATTHMFSGLGRPLPPYTIIGPLISRKMDDHSSRLYVITGTTFRNRGGEGDILEKINRKRMK
- a CDS encoding hemolysin family protein — its product is MCLESPIGEITLNLLLVVFLVLLNGFFVAAEFSLVKVRQTRLTQLVSEGNNKSARYAQKVTQELDAYLSACQLGITLASLGLGWVGEPAVAHYVAPVMAFFYFPSYLVGPTSLAIAFAIITFLHIVFGELAPKSLAIQKAEATSLWTAAPLMFFYKLSYPLIWFLNGAANLLIRRLGIEPATENESAHTEEEIRLLMNQSHKSGHIDQTEMALVDNVFVFSERLAREIMIPRIDMICLYDDNTFDENLEIMRESRHSRFPVAHEDKDRLIGFVHISDFYLSALTTGKAELTDFLRPLLTVPESMEISHVLRLMQKRRSQLAIVIDEYGGTAGLLTMEDILEEIVGDIQDEFDENERPEIEESSSNTLSVSGKTLLTELNDYISIEVISDEVDTIAGWLYSQLNEEVAKGKTVTFQGYLFTISELENHRITRVSITYLGAEDSSPLPEDMVSLHS
- a CDS encoding UvrD-helicase domain-containing protein gives rise to the protein MNYALLDNKPILLLPENYNRIPFWRMAARQDKVRCPACASALRLHAGISFEPHFFHPEGAECPLLTENGPAPLDSLQAINETAATAFQAVLTATAEKDHSEASIDEDEANTTTIGSFRLPKKRTIGSSTTPPPPAPKPPVFRKRLMPKKTISHMAEQMRDQSLHPGQQQAVHATEGPFLILAGAGSGKTRVMTARTTHLISELGVKPNQIMVVTFTTKAADEIRQRIARQLPAGQARELIAGTFHSIFYRMLLHHQPERWDQQRLLKKDWQKWRLMRETGALLGHDELATLKETEITEALGIISRWKNEYILPQEVAYRETTSDAEKRAIQLYPLYEATKKKHQWFDFDDMLIGCYEMLRDDSSLLRRYQERITYVMVDEFQDINRIQYETVKLLAAPQNNLCVIGDDDQSIYGFRGSDPQYILGFTKDFPQASTFTLEVNYRSHSSIVSLGYSLIGHNRERWAKECQSFHREEGDTYLFEPEDEEEQASRIVDEIIHRREQGAILGECAILYRTNESARPILERLSEAGIPFHYTQEEDSFYQRQTVRWSLNYLRLALNPDDTDALKEILSTLYISAEMWNALRSQAIIEDKPILHVLPHLAQLKPYQRKHMQQINEILTACKDVPPAQALELIYEDGKLRDYLKKRAKDREDGRERWNDELQQILAASKRHATISDFLAYIDQMARQEKEWRTMRPLPDEAVHVLSIHRAKGLEYDHVFLPDLVEGALPHEYTLDELRKGSSGALEEERRLLYVAITRARHSLCIGIPRERFGRKTRTSRFIAEMGR
- the fabI gene encoding enoyl-ACP reductase FabI yields the protein MNTLLQGKNIVIMGVANHRSIAWGIAQSLHNAGANLIFTYQGERLRENVAALTEKLGVESLLVNCDVTKDEDVEAAFAVIKEKVGVIHGLAHCIAFAKTEELEGEYVNTSREGYALAQDISAFSLVAVARAARPLMTEGGSIVTLTYLGGERVIQNYNVMGVAKAALDASVRYLANDLGKENIRINAISAGPIRTLAAKGIRNFNSVLKEIEEKAPLRRTIDQSEVGDTALFLFSNLSRGITGEILHVDAGYSIMGG
- a CDS encoding ZIP family metal transporter, translated to MMQSVFWIVLLTAALASSIGGLLLCLRAWSSEALFAMISAGAGLLLAITLLDLMPHVFSDKSLWLMPFVLVGFVTLFALELISKSSGEFGSTGMIGVMTGFLLHAFVEGVSLVASLRMDSEVGVSVLVAMLLHKIPDGVTIASLLLAATNSRKKAFWGATSLGIATIAGALSFGFAERMFPPNWSGIMLAMTTGIFLYVSASHLVPYIGQTKKAQYGVYFVGAMAVYLILSAFLHANHLHA
- a CDS encoding MerR family transcriptional regulator — translated: MDVQVWMASKEVADRLDVHVRTLRNWLDLFVPAQERLKNPQGHYLISEAGFELLKEVKERKDNGNSSLKDIQRQLIEEGRLSEEMLMEEELAGAEETAVTLSASNKLGTGMREVEMTVHETLVQFQQELTQLSAMNHMQSTILQKIADIEEMQESLRLEMRRVTFELDLMQQRLTRRKERYARYEPRWSLNPFRWFTRSDRAAEQ
- a CDS encoding HD-GYP domain-containing protein yields the protein MRKLHITSVKPGDVIAKSVFQENGNVLLGIGVQLTPRYIERLVQLGIDTLYIQDKHTEDIMPEDVIRDETRKEAVDAVYKTMTTLMDQPQIKRRTSAPDFGSSFQKVFREIFQDLSSRKDILVNLSSLHVLDGYLFHHAVNVAVLSGVVGMAKGYNQQQMMELGIGALLFDIGMTQVPKELWTMRTELSPEERQRVQYHTEEGFHILRNQHNISVVSAHCALQHHERYNGTGYPRQLCEKNIHEYARIVAIADVYDALVSPRPFRKSYSPSDATEYLFATGNTYFDLDLLKLFLQHVAIYPIASTVLLSTGHTGVVSKVNPLAVNRPTIRILTNEDGSEVATTYEIDLYDKEWMSVTIVKTL